The stretch of DNA GCGGCGGCGCTCATGCGACGGCGGCTCAGGCGACCAGGTACGACGCGGTGACGGCGAGGAAGGCCAGCACGAACGAGCCGGCCAGCAGCTCCGGCACCCGGAACAGGCGCAGCTTGGCCATGCCCACCTCGGCGGTGGCCAGCAGGGCGGCGAGCAGCGCGAGCTTGCCGGCCAGCGCCAGGGTGCCCAGCAGCAGCGGTCCGGCGCCGACCGTCGCCGCGACGCCCCACGGCAGCAGCAGGTTGCCGACCAGCCCCAGCAGCACCGACAGCCGCAGCCACGACGCGAGGTCCACCCAGGCCAGGTCGCGGCCCGACTGCTCCAGCACCATCGCCTCGTGGATCATCGTCAGCTCGAGGTGCGTGGACGGGTTGTCGATCGGCAGCCGTCCCGTCTCGGCGAGCACCACGATGCCCAGCGCCACCACGGCCAGCACGCCGGCGGGGGAGATGATGCCGGCCGGGTGGTCGCGGCGCGCCGCGACGATCAGCGGCAGCGCCGAGCTGCCCACCGGGATGGACAGGGCGTACACCGACACCAGCACGGTCGGCTCCACCAGCGCCGCGATGGTCATGTGCCGGCTGGACCCCATGCCGCCGAACGCCGAGCCGGCGTCGAGCCCCAGCAGCGCGATCGCCACCGTGCCGAGCAGCAGCACGGACACCACCACGAACAGGTCGCCGGGCACCAGCGCGACCGGCACCGCGCCGACCGACGGCACCAGCGCGGCCAGCAGCAGGCTCGAGACGAGCAGCACCAGCGGGGCGGCCACCGTGACGACGCTGGTGCCCGCGGCGCGCAGCGGCGTCTTGGCCAGCAGCTTGCGCAGGTCCCGCCACGGCTGGAGCACGCCGGGGCCGGCGCGGCCCTCGAGCCGAGCCCTCGTCTGGCGCGTCACGC from Cellulomonas sp. NTE-D12 encodes:
- a CDS encoding NADH-quinone oxidoreductase subunit H; this translates as MSGTALLLALVQVLVAVAFAPLVIGVTRQTRARLEGRAGPGVLQPWRDLRKLLAKTPLRAAGTSVVTVAAPLVLLVSSLLLAALVPSVGAVPVALVPGDLFVVVSVLLLGTVAIALLGLDAGSAFGGMGSSRHMTIAALVEPTVLVSVYALSIPVGSSALPLIVAARRDHPAGIISPAGVLAVVALGIVVLAETGRLPIDNPSTHLELTMIHEAMVLEQSGRDLAWVDLASWLRLSVLLGLVGNLLLPWGVAATVGAGPLLLGTLALAGKLALLAALLATAEVGMAKLRLFRVPELLAGSFVLAFLAVTASYLVA